In Rutidosis leptorrhynchoides isolate AG116_Rl617_1_P2 chromosome 2, CSIRO_AGI_Rlap_v1, whole genome shotgun sequence, one genomic interval encodes:
- the LOC139893523 gene encoding protein DA1-related 2-like isoform X2, with protein MSSSGNISHLSQPCIYERKTRFMKWLSKLFKNGSNRGSIRCGNPHPHPHPQFIGDESMILRAPVRSLDNRSRSDKEKEELDRAIALSMAEGLKKPNGYGWQSNNNDEDLAKSHQDDFHPSYPSYVPNEYNPMGYRVCGGCNRDIGYSSYLGCMGMFFHPECFRCCACDYPITEQEFSLSGKDAYHKTCFKELTHPKCEVCFQFIPTNGSGLIEYRCHPFWSQKYCPAHEHDNTARCCSCERLESVNVRYISLGDGRSLCLECMESAIMDTGDCQPLYHSIRDYYEGMNMRLDQQIPMLLVERHALNDAIVGEKNGFHHLPETRGLCLSEEQTVRSIQKRPRIGGHRLVGMRTQHQKLTRRCDVTAILVLYGLPRLLTGAILAHELMHGWLRLNGYRNLNPEVEEGICQVLSYMWLEAEIMPGLKNMASTSSSTSSSKKGGKSRVENKLGEFFMHQIVNDASPAYGGGYRAASAAVNTYGLRRTLDHIRLTGTIPL; from the exons ATGTCTTCATCTGGGAACATCAGCCACCTTTCTCAGCCTTGTATCTATG AGAGGAAGACGCGGTTTATGAAATGGCTGAGTAAGCTTTTCAAAAACGGGTCGAATCGTGGGTCAATTCGTTGTGGAAATCCTCATCCTCATCCTCATCCTCAGTTTATTGGGGATGAAAGTATGATATTGCGTGCTCCTGTTAGATCCTTG GATAATCGCTCTAGGAGTGATAAGGAAAAGGAAGAATTAGATCGAGCGATTGCACTTTCTATGGCCGAAGGTTTAAAGAAACCAAATG GATACGGGTGGCAATCAAACAACAACGATGAAGATCTTGCAAAATCACATCAGGATGACTTTCATCCATCATATCCTTCGTACGTACCAAATGAATATAATCCAATGGGATACAG AGTATGTGGTGGCTGCAACCGTGACATTGGTTACAGCAGTTATTTGGGATGTATGGGTATGTTTTTTCATCCAGAGTGCTTCCGTTGTTGCGCTTGTGATTATCCGATCACTGAACAAGAG TTCTCTTTATCAGGGAAAGATGCATACCATAAGACTTGCTTCAAAGAGTTGACTCATCCCAAATGTGAAGTTTGCTTTCAATTT ATTCCAACAAACGGATCTGGGTTGATTGAGTATCGATGCCACCCGTTTTGGTCACAAAAATACTGTCCTGCACATGAACATGATAATACAGCTCGATGTTGTAGCTGTGAGCGATTGGAG TCGGTGAATGTACGGTACATCTCTTTAGGAGATGGAAGGAGTTTATGCCTGGAGTGCATGGAATCGGCTATAATGGATACAGGCGACTGTCAACCGCTTTATCATTCGATTAGAGATTACTATGAGGGAATGAACATGAGACTTGATCAACAAATTCCCATGCTTCTAGTCGAAAGACACGCCCTTAATGATGCTATTGTAGGAGAGAAAAAT GGCTTCCATCATTTGCCTGAGACAAGGGGTTTATGTCTTTCTGAGGAGCAGACTGTTAGAAGT ATACAAAAAAGGCCGAGAATCGGTGGTCATCGATTGGTTGGAATGAGAACTCAGCATCAAAAGCTGACCCGCAGATGTGATGTTACCGCCATTCTTGTTTTGTATGGCCTTCCAAG GTTACTAACTGGAGCCATTCTTGCTCATGAGTTGATGCACGGCTGGTTACGTCTTAATG GTTACAGGAACCTGAACCCTGAAGTAGAAGAAGGTATCTGTCAAGTGTTGTCATACATGTGGCTCGAAGCAGAGATCATGCCTGGACTAAAAAACATGGCATCAacatcatcatcgacatcatcatctaAAAAAGGCGGGAAATCAAGAGTTGAGAACAAATTAGGTGAATTTTTCATGCATCAAATAGTGAACGATGCATCACCAGCGTATGGAGGAGGGTATCGGGCTGCTAGTGCTGCTGTCAATACATACGGTCTACGTAGAACACTGGACCATATTCGCCTCACAGGAACCATCCCCTtgtga
- the LOC139893523 gene encoding protein DA1-related 2-like isoform X1 codes for MSSSGNISHLSQPCIYGDFVSSNAERKTRFMKWLSKLFKNGSNRGSIRCGNPHPHPHPQFIGDESMILRAPVRSLDNRSRSDKEKEELDRAIALSMAEGLKKPNGYGWQSNNNDEDLAKSHQDDFHPSYPSYVPNEYNPMGYRVCGGCNRDIGYSSYLGCMGMFFHPECFRCCACDYPITEQEFSLSGKDAYHKTCFKELTHPKCEVCFQFIPTNGSGLIEYRCHPFWSQKYCPAHEHDNTARCCSCERLESVNVRYISLGDGRSLCLECMESAIMDTGDCQPLYHSIRDYYEGMNMRLDQQIPMLLVERHALNDAIVGEKNGFHHLPETRGLCLSEEQTVRSIQKRPRIGGHRLVGMRTQHQKLTRRCDVTAILVLYGLPRLLTGAILAHELMHGWLRLNGYRNLNPEVEEGICQVLSYMWLEAEIMPGLKNMASTSSSTSSSKKGGKSRVENKLGEFFMHQIVNDASPAYGGGYRAASAAVNTYGLRRTLDHIRLTGTIPL; via the exons ATGTCTTCATCTGGGAACATCAGCCACCTTTCTCAGCCTTGTATCTATG GGGACTTTGTTTCTTCGAATGCAGAGAGGAAGACGCGGTTTATGAAATGGCTGAGTAAGCTTTTCAAAAACGGGTCGAATCGTGGGTCAATTCGTTGTGGAAATCCTCATCCTCATCCTCATCCTCAGTTTATTGGGGATGAAAGTATGATATTGCGTGCTCCTGTTAGATCCTTG GATAATCGCTCTAGGAGTGATAAGGAAAAGGAAGAATTAGATCGAGCGATTGCACTTTCTATGGCCGAAGGTTTAAAGAAACCAAATG GATACGGGTGGCAATCAAACAACAACGATGAAGATCTTGCAAAATCACATCAGGATGACTTTCATCCATCATATCCTTCGTACGTACCAAATGAATATAATCCAATGGGATACAG AGTATGTGGTGGCTGCAACCGTGACATTGGTTACAGCAGTTATTTGGGATGTATGGGTATGTTTTTTCATCCAGAGTGCTTCCGTTGTTGCGCTTGTGATTATCCGATCACTGAACAAGAG TTCTCTTTATCAGGGAAAGATGCATACCATAAGACTTGCTTCAAAGAGTTGACTCATCCCAAATGTGAAGTTTGCTTTCAATTT ATTCCAACAAACGGATCTGGGTTGATTGAGTATCGATGCCACCCGTTTTGGTCACAAAAATACTGTCCTGCACATGAACATGATAATACAGCTCGATGTTGTAGCTGTGAGCGATTGGAG TCGGTGAATGTACGGTACATCTCTTTAGGAGATGGAAGGAGTTTATGCCTGGAGTGCATGGAATCGGCTATAATGGATACAGGCGACTGTCAACCGCTTTATCATTCGATTAGAGATTACTATGAGGGAATGAACATGAGACTTGATCAACAAATTCCCATGCTTCTAGTCGAAAGACACGCCCTTAATGATGCTATTGTAGGAGAGAAAAAT GGCTTCCATCATTTGCCTGAGACAAGGGGTTTATGTCTTTCTGAGGAGCAGACTGTTAGAAGT ATACAAAAAAGGCCGAGAATCGGTGGTCATCGATTGGTTGGAATGAGAACTCAGCATCAAAAGCTGACCCGCAGATGTGATGTTACCGCCATTCTTGTTTTGTATGGCCTTCCAAG GTTACTAACTGGAGCCATTCTTGCTCATGAGTTGATGCACGGCTGGTTACGTCTTAATG GTTACAGGAACCTGAACCCTGAAGTAGAAGAAGGTATCTGTCAAGTGTTGTCATACATGTGGCTCGAAGCAGAGATCATGCCTGGACTAAAAAACATGGCATCAacatcatcatcgacatcatcatctaAAAAAGGCGGGAAATCAAGAGTTGAGAACAAATTAGGTGAATTTTTCATGCATCAAATAGTGAACGATGCATCACCAGCGTATGGAGGAGGGTATCGGGCTGCTAGTGCTGCTGTCAATACATACGGTCTACGTAGAACACTGGACCATATTCGCCTCACAGGAACCATCCCCTtgtga